A single region of the Agromyces sp. Leaf222 genome encodes:
- a CDS encoding ABC transporter ATP-binding protein, whose amino-acid sequence MAVREFAERGADLELVGIQKRFPGFTAIQDMDLTIPAGSFFALLGPSGCGKTTTLRLVAGLEEPTQGRILIGGKDVTSTRSHERPVNTVFQSYALFPHMSIIENVAFGLKRRRIGDPLGKAHEALRLVELDHLAQRRPQQLSGGQQQRVALARAIVNRPALLLLDEPLGALDLKLRRQMQLELKTIQEEVGLTFLHVTHDQEEAMTMADTVAVMNKGAIEQMGAPEALYDLPRTVFVANFLGQSNLFTGEVVGTTDTAVSVDAGGARLVVPKARSARHNGTVTVGVRPEKVTLHTEAPAEAPDRNVVGPGRVLDVSFSGVSTQYLVDIPSHGTVLVFAQNTGAGPSVGLGAEVWASWRVEHGFGLVDGPGDAERFAADDSTTAIAAQRRDDLVAELEEG is encoded by the coding sequence ATGGCTGTACGCGAATTCGCCGAGCGGGGCGCAGACCTCGAACTCGTCGGCATCCAGAAGCGCTTCCCGGGGTTCACCGCGATCCAGGACATGGATCTCACGATCCCCGCCGGGTCGTTCTTCGCCCTGCTCGGTCCCTCGGGCTGCGGCAAGACCACCACGCTCCGCCTCGTCGCCGGGCTCGAGGAGCCGACGCAGGGCCGCATCCTCATCGGCGGCAAGGACGTGACCTCGACGCGCTCGCACGAGCGGCCCGTCAACACGGTCTTCCAGAGCTACGCGCTCTTCCCGCACATGAGCATCATCGAGAACGTGGCGTTCGGCCTCAAGCGCCGTCGCATCGGCGATCCGCTCGGCAAGGCGCACGAGGCGCTGCGCCTCGTCGAACTCGATCACCTCGCGCAGCGGCGCCCGCAGCAGCTCTCGGGCGGCCAGCAGCAGCGCGTCGCGCTGGCACGCGCGATCGTGAACCGCCCCGCGCTGCTGCTGCTCGACGAGCCGCTCGGCGCCCTCGACCTCAAGCTCCGACGGCAGATGCAGCTCGAGCTGAAGACGATCCAGGAGGAGGTCGGACTCACCTTCCTGCACGTCACCCACGACCAGGAGGAGGCCATGACCATGGCCGACACCGTCGCGGTCATGAACAAGGGCGCCATCGAGCAGATGGGCGCACCCGAGGCGCTCTACGACCTGCCGCGGACCGTGTTCGTGGCGAACTTCCTCGGGCAGTCGAACCTGTTCACCGGCGAGGTGGTCGGCACCACCGACACGGCCGTCTCGGTCGATGCCGGAGGCGCGCGCCTCGTCGTCCCCAAGGCCCGGTCGGCCCGCCACAACGGCACCGTGACGGTCGGCGTGCGTCCAGAGAAGGTCACGCTGCATACCGAGGCGCCCGCCGAGGCGCCCGACCGCAACGTGGTCGGTCCCGGTCGCGTGCTCGACGTGTCGTTCTCCGGCGTGAGCACGCAGTACCTCGTCGACATCCCGAGCCACGGCACCGTGCTCGTCTTCGCGCAGAACACGGGAGCCGGCCCCAGCGTCGGCCTCGGTGCGGAGGTCTGGGCGAGCTGGCGTGTCGAGCACGGCTTCGGGCTAGTCGACGGACCCGGTGACGCGGAGCGCTTCGCGGCCGACGACTCGACGACGGCCATCGCCGCGCAGCGCCGCGACGACCTCGTCGCCGAGCTCGAGGAGGGCTGA
- a CDS encoding PotD/PotF family extracellular solute-binding protein: MATSLNPNGAPVNSRPLPQDPMIRSLIARARASQMSRRTMLAGAGAGASALALAACSTGGGVTKPTPAADKSANDKTLNWANWAAYIDEDDSGNYPTLQAFEEQTGIKVNYEVAVDDNNTYYGKVKDQLALGQDIGADTVCLTDWMVARWIRFGYTQELNHDNIPNLANLEPALREPDFDKGRKFSLPWQGGFAGICWNKEAFPDGLASVEDLWSSELKGRVGVLSEMRDTMGLIMLQNGVDIAGDWGDEEYDAAIDVLTEQVESGQVRNIKGNAYLEDLKSGDTLAAICWSGDITVINAEAGDKWEFAIPEAGGTLWNDNFLVPVGSTRKTNAEALMNYYYEPEVAAEVAAWVNYITPVVGAKEAAAAIDPELAENQLIFPDEQTLSQAHIFRSLSGAEEQKYQAQFQSILLGA, translated from the coding sequence ATGGCAACGTCGCTGAACCCGAATGGAGCACCCGTGAACTCTCGGCCCCTTCCCCAGGATCCGATGATCCGTTCGCTCATCGCACGCGCCCGAGCGTCGCAGATGAGCCGCCGCACGATGCTCGCCGGCGCGGGCGCCGGTGCATCCGCCCTCGCCCTCGCCGCATGTTCGACCGGTGGCGGCGTGACCAAGCCCACCCCGGCAGCCGACAAGTCCGCCAACGACAAGACGCTCAACTGGGCGAACTGGGCGGCCTACATCGATGAAGACGACTCGGGAAACTACCCGACGCTCCAGGCGTTCGAGGAGCAGACCGGCATCAAGGTCAACTACGAGGTCGCGGTCGACGACAACAACACGTACTACGGCAAGGTCAAGGACCAGCTCGCCCTCGGTCAGGACATCGGCGCCGACACGGTGTGCCTCACCGACTGGATGGTCGCCCGGTGGATCCGCTTCGGGTACACGCAGGAGCTGAACCACGACAACATCCCGAACCTGGCGAACCTCGAGCCGGCCCTCCGGGAGCCCGACTTCGACAAGGGCCGCAAGTTCTCGCTGCCGTGGCAGGGCGGATTCGCCGGCATCTGCTGGAACAAGGAGGCGTTCCCCGACGGCCTCGCCTCCGTCGAAGACCTGTGGTCCTCCGAGCTCAAGGGCCGGGTGGGCGTGCTGTCCGAGATGCGCGACACGATGGGCCTCATCATGCTGCAGAACGGCGTCGACATCGCCGGCGACTGGGGCGATGAAGAGTACGACGCGGCCATCGACGTGCTCACCGAGCAGGTCGAGAGCGGTCAGGTGCGCAACATCAAGGGCAATGCCTACCTCGAAGACCTGAAGAGCGGCGACACCCTCGCGGCCATCTGCTGGTCGGGCGACATCACGGTCATCAACGCCGAGGCCGGCGACAAGTGGGAGTTCGCGATCCCCGAGGCCGGCGGCACGCTCTGGAACGACAACTTCCTGGTGCCGGTGGGCTCCACGCGCAAGACCAACGCCGAGGCGCTCATGAACTACTACTACGAGCCCGAGGTCGCCGCCGAGGTCGCGGCCTGGGTCAACTACATCACGCCCGTCGTCGGCGCGAAGGAGGCGGCCGCGGCCATCGACCCCGAGCTCGCCGAGAACCAGCTCATCTTCCCCGACGAGCAGACGCTGTCGCAGGCCCACATCTTCCGTTCGCTCTCGGGCGCGGAGGAGCAGAAGTACCAGGCCCAGTTCCAGAGCATCCTGCTCGGCGCCTGA
- a CDS encoding ABC transporter permease, with product MAFVFLLIPIAYTFVFSFNDSVKSNIAWRGFTFDKWLNVCNVEGGAVCQAFANSVIIGIVATLIATTLGTLIAIALVRYRFRARSVISLLLFLPMATPEVVLGAGLAAQFLAVGVPKDMTTIILAHTMFCISFVVVTVKARVASLDPALEEAGRDLYGSPSQVFWRVTFPLLLPGIVAAALLSFALSFDDFIITNFNSGSVSTFPKYIYISASRGIPAEANVIASAVFLFAIVLVIGAQVSRAARAKRLAKLG from the coding sequence ATGGCGTTCGTGTTCCTGCTGATCCCGATCGCCTACACGTTCGTGTTCTCGTTCAACGACTCGGTGAAGTCGAACATCGCCTGGCGAGGGTTCACCTTCGACAAGTGGCTGAACGTCTGCAACGTCGAGGGAGGCGCGGTCTGCCAGGCCTTCGCCAACAGCGTCATCATCGGCATCGTGGCCACGCTCATCGCCACGACGCTCGGCACCCTGATCGCGATCGCGCTCGTGCGCTACCGGTTCCGGGCGCGATCGGTCATCAGCCTGCTGCTGTTCCTGCCGATGGCCACACCCGAGGTCGTCCTGGGCGCCGGGCTCGCGGCGCAGTTCCTCGCGGTGGGCGTTCCGAAGGACATGACGACGATCATCCTGGCCCACACGATGTTCTGCATCAGCTTCGTGGTCGTGACGGTCAAGGCGCGTGTCGCGAGCCTCGACCCGGCGCTCGAGGAGGCCGGTCGCGACCTCTACGGATCGCCGTCGCAGGTGTTCTGGCGGGTCACGTTCCCCCTGCTGCTGCCGGGCATCGTGGCGGCCGCGCTGCTCTCGTTCGCCCTGAGCTTCGACGACTTCATCATCACGAACTTCAACTCCGGTTCGGTCTCCACCTTCCCGAAGTACATCTACATCTCGGCATCGCGCGGCATCCCCGCCGAGGCCAATGTCATCGCCTCGGCGGTGTTCCTCTTCGCGATCGTGCTCGTGATCGGCGCACAGGTGTCCCGTGCGGCGCGCGCGAAACGGCTTGCGAAGCTCGGCTGA
- a CDS encoding ABC transporter permease: MAFAAFSTAEAPTQQAPRKSSRIALFLLLPGILYLVLFFLTPLVSLLLTSLQAPLEYGDIGQYQYAFNWQNYVDVMSTYWPHIVRSFGYALTATVFALLFSYPLAYFIGVTARRWPLLQSLMLVLVIAPFFISFLLRTLAWKQLLSDESFVITSLKALSLLAPDAHFTGTPFAVIFGLTYNFIPFMVLPLYTTLERLDLRYLEAGSDLYASPFTVFRKITLPLSMPGIVAGTLLTFIPAAGDYVNASRDFLGGPDTQMMGNVIEANFLVLLNYPAAAALSIILMAAILVLVGIYVKRSGTEDLL, encoded by the coding sequence ATGGCCTTCGCCGCGTTCTCGACTGCGGAGGCCCCGACCCAGCAGGCACCGCGCAAGTCGAGTCGAATCGCGCTGTTCCTGCTGCTGCCAGGCATCCTCTACCTGGTGCTGTTCTTCCTCACGCCGCTCGTCTCGCTGCTGCTGACCTCGTTGCAGGCGCCGCTCGAATACGGCGACATCGGCCAGTACCAGTACGCGTTCAACTGGCAGAACTACGTCGACGTGATGTCCACGTATTGGCCGCACATCGTGCGCTCATTCGGCTACGCGCTCACCGCGACGGTGTTCGCCCTGCTGTTCAGCTACCCGTTGGCGTACTTCATCGGCGTGACGGCGAGGAGGTGGCCGCTGCTGCAGAGCCTCATGCTCGTGCTCGTCATCGCCCCCTTCTTCATCAGCTTTCTGCTCCGCACCCTCGCCTGGAAGCAGTTGCTCTCCGACGAGTCGTTCGTGATCACCTCGCTGAAGGCGCTCTCGCTCCTGGCTCCCGACGCGCACTTCACCGGTACGCCGTTCGCGGTGATCTTCGGCCTGACGTACAACTTCATCCCGTTCATGGTCCTGCCGCTCTACACGACGCTCGAACGACTCGACCTGCGCTACCTGGAGGCGGGCAGCGACCTCTACGCGAGCCCGTTCACCGTGTTCCGCAAGATCACGCTGCCGCTGTCGATGCCGGGCATCGTCGCAGGCACGCTGCTCACGTTCATCCCGGCGGCGGGCGACTACGTCAACGCCAGTCGGGACTTCCTCGGAGGACCGGACACCCAGATGATGGGCAACGTGATCGAGGCGAACTTCCTCGTCCTGCTGAACTACCCGGCGGCGGCGGCACTGTCGATCATCCTGATGGCCGCGATCCTCGTGCTCGTCGGCATCTACGTCAAGCGTTCCGGAACGGAGGACCTGCTGTGA